Genomic segment of Deinococcus sp. YIM 134068:
TGCCGGGCGAAGCTGGGTTCCAGCCGATTGTCCTGGGTGCGGTACGCCGTCTGAAAGGAGCGCACGACCCCGCCCGGCCCGAGGTTCAGGGCGCTCACGCCGGTGGGGGAAGTCCAGCCGGGGGGCAGGGTGCCCGTCTCGCCGGGCGCGGTGGCGAGGACCACGTTGGGCCGCGAGAACAGGCCCGCGAGCGCGACGCCGGAGCTGCCGAGGTCGCTCAGGAGCACGTCCAGCCCCACGGCCCGCGCCCCCGCCTCCGTCAGCGTCCGCAGCGCCTGACCGTACAACTCGGGCGGCCAGCCGGAGAGCTGCCCGTAGTCGCCCAGCGAGGCGTCGTCGATGCCGACCACGACCACGCGGGCGTCGGGCGGGGTGGGAAGCGCCCGGTTCACGGCGTCCCACAGGCGGTCGTTTCTCGGCGCGAGCAGGGCGAGGCTCAGGCCCAGCACGGCGGCCACCGGAATGGTGTAGCGCGCCAGCGACTGCTCAGGGGAGGTTGGCATAGCTCTCGTTCCCCGCCTCGTCGCGCGCCACGATCCGGGGCGGCGTGCCCGGCGCGGGCAGCAGCCACCGGAAGTTCCCCTGTACCCGCCGGGTGAAGGTCTGGTCGCCCAGCCGCGTCGTCAGCGTCACGGGGCCGTCGTCACGCACCGTGCCCGTCACCGTCAGGGAGCGGCCCACCCGCTCGGCGCGCAGGGCGCTCAGGGCGGGCGGCGTGCGGTCGATCACCACCGTCTGCCAGCGGGTCGCCGCCTCGCCCCGCCGCTGGGCGCTCACCCGCACGGTGTAGGTGCCCTCGGGGAGCGGGGGGTCCAGCCGCCCCAGCCGGAAGCGGTCGCCCTCCCGCGTGAGGGAGAGGCGGCGGCCCGCGACGGTGGCCGTCACCCGCGCGTCGGGCAGGCTGCGCGCCGAGAGGGTGAGGTCCCGCACGCGGCCCCGCACCGGGTCGAGGGTCAGGGTGAGGGGACGCGGTGCCTCCGCGTCCGCCGCCGTGCTCTGGCTGGGACCGGCCACCGCCTCGTCCAGTACCTTGACGCGCCCACCCGCGTCCACCCGGAAGACCGTTCCGCGCGCGGCGGTGCTGACGACCGGGGTGCTGAGCTGGAGGCCGCCGGGCGTGCCCGGACTGCCCGGAACCACGTTCCAGGCGCTGCCACGTGAGAGCTGCAACGTGACCTCGCGGCCCCGCCCGGTCCCCTCGGCCCCCGTGACGCTCAGCTCGCTGTGCGACTGGAGCCGCAGGTAGCCGCCCCCCGTGAACTCCACCTCCGCCCACGACCCCTCCCCGGTGGTGAGGCGCTCGCCGGGATTGAGGCGGTCGCGCACGGCGGCGGGCCTGATCTCCGCCCCGCGCGTCACCCGCACCGTCCCGCGCAGGGCCTGAACGGTGGCCTCACCGACCCCGGTGAACTGCGCGGCGTACCACGGGTCCTCCTCCCGGAAGGCCGAGACCGACCCAGAGGCCAGGTCGAGTTGCTGCCCCTCGCCCACGGTGACGGCGCGCCCGCCCAGGGCCACCCGCAGGCTGCCGCTCGTCACGGCGACGCGGCGGGTCACGTCGCCCCGCAGGTCCACCCGTGCCCGCCCCGCCCGGTCCATCACCAGATGCTTGCCCCGCACGTGAACGGCCACCGGCCCCTCCAGCAGGAAGTTGCCCTCCAGCAAGTTCGCCTCGTCGCGCAACACCCCCAGCCGCGACGCGCTCGCCAGCAGCACGCTGCCCGCGTACTTGCCGCCCGTGCTCGCCACGCGCGCCCGGCCCGTGCCCACCCGCAGCCCCAGCGCGACGGTGGGCGTGCCGCTCGCCGCCCGCCACACGTTGCCCTCCCCGAGCAGTTCGGCGCGGCCCGTCAGATACTGCACCCGCAGGGGCGCTCCCCCCTGGGAACTGGGAGGGGCCGCCCGCGTCACGCCCCCGGCAAGCAGGACGCAGACGCCCATCCAGACGGCCATTCTTCTCACGACGCACAGTCTAAAGGATTCATTGAGAAGCTTTTGTCGGATTTTCGGCTTCGTTCGGGAAGGCACATTCTCGGGAATGAGGATGTTGAGTTGAACGCAAGTCCCACCAAATAGTCTGTTTTGCTCCCTCTCCCCTCGTGGGAGAGGGCTGGGGTGAGGGGGCGTGTGGGCGGCCCGACCGTCTAGCGGGAGCCTTGACCTTCCGACTGGCCTTTGGACGCCGTGCCCGCTTCACCCCCTCTCCTGCGGAGCTGTGCCAGTCCCAGCCTCCCCCCTCAAGGGGAGGGGCGAAAAGCAAAGGCGGCGGGTCTTCCTGCCCTCTCTGGCGACCGGTCCCTGGCGACTGGCGACCTTCCCCCCAGCCCCTATACTGCCCCGCGTGCTTGTCGCCGCCGTGGACGCCTCCAAGGAGTACGGCCCCCTGACCGTGTTGGCGGGGGTGAGTTTCGCCGTGCAGCCGGGCGACCGGGTGGGGCTGGTGGGGCGCAACGGGGCGGGAAAAAGTACTCTCCTCAAGCTGCTCACGGGTGAACTTTCCCCCGACGGCGGAACGGTGCGCCGCGCTCCCGGCGTGCGCGTACGGGCGCTGACGCAGGACCCCACCTTCCCCGAGGGGGCGACCGTGGAGGCGGTGCTGGAGGCCGCCTTCCACGACCTCGACGCGCTGGAGGCCGAGCTGGAGCGGGCGGCGGCGGCGATGGCGGACGGCACCCCGGAAAGCGTGCTGCACCACGAGGAATTGCTGGAACACTACGCCCGCCGGGGCGGGTACGAGCGCCGCAGCCGCCGCGAGGCCGTGACCCTCGCCTTCGGGTTCCGGGGGCGCGAACAGGAACCCGCCTCCGCCCTCTCCGGCGGCGAGCGTACCCGCCTGGGTCTCGCCGCCCTCCTCGTGGAGAACCCGGACGTTCTCCTGCTGGATGAGCCGACGAACCACCTCGAC
This window contains:
- a CDS encoding FecR domain-containing protein: MAVWMGVCVLLAGGVTRAAPPSSQGGAPLRVQYLTGRAELLGEGNVWRAASGTPTVALGLRVGTGRARVASTGGKYAGSVLLASASRLGVLRDEANLLEGNFLLEGPVAVHVRGKHLVMDRAGRARVDLRGDVTRRVAVTSGSLRVALGGRAVTVGEGQQLDLASGSVSAFREEDPWYAAQFTGVGEATVQALRGTVRVTRGAEIRPAAVRDRLNPGERLTTGEGSWAEVEFTGGGYLRLQSHSELSVTGAEGTGRGREVTLQLSRGSAWNVVPGSPGTPGGLQLSTPVVSTAARGTVFRVDAGGRVKVLDEAVAGPSQSTAADAEAPRPLTLTLDPVRGRVRDLTLSARSLPDARVTATVAGRRLSLTREGDRFRLGRLDPPLPEGTYTVRVSAQRRGEAATRWQTVVIDRTPPALSALRAERVGRSLTVTGTVRDDGPVTLTTRLGDQTFTRRVQGNFRWLLPAPGTPPRIVARDEAGNESYANLP